In Raphanus sativus cultivar WK10039 unplaced genomic scaffold, ASM80110v3 Scaffold0227, whole genome shotgun sequence, one DNA window encodes the following:
- the LOC108855736 gene encoding homeobox-leucine zipper protein HAT22, translating to MGLDDSCNTGLVLGLGLSITPHIYNPAIKKTSATVDHHLDPSLTLSLSGESYMTKTVEMTVAGAGSQVCRQTSSHSGISSFSSGRVKRERDICGEEEAGETTERVVCSRVIDDHEDEEGVSARKKLRLTKQQSALLEESFKQHSTLNPKQKQALARQLNLRPRQVEVWFQNRRARTKLKQTEVDCEILKKCCDTLTDENRRLQKELQDLKALKMSQPFYMHMPAATLTMCPSCERLGGDGAGTGGGGGTVEVDEGTAKGAFSIVTKPRFYNPFTSPSAAC from the exons ATGGGTCTTGATGATTCATGCAACACGGGTCTTGTTCTTGGTTTAGGACTCTCAATAACGCCTCATATTTACAATCCTGCCATCAAGAAAACTTCCGCAACCGTGGATCACCATCTCGATCCGTCGTTGACCCTAAGCCTCTCCGGTGAGAGTTACATGACCAAGACGGTTGAGATGACCGTTGCCGGCGCTGGGAGCCAAGTTTGTCGGCAGACTTCGTCTCATAGCGGAATCTCCTCTTTCTCGAGCGGAAGggtaaagagagaaagagatatcTGCGGCGAAGAAGAGGCGGGGGAGACGACGGAGAGAGTGGTGTGTTCGAGAGTGATTGATGATCATGAAGACGAAGAAGGTGTTAGTGCTCGTAAAAAGCTTAGACTCACTAAACAACAATCCGCTCTTCTTGAAGAGAGCTTCAAACAACACAGCACTCTTAATCCC AAGCAAAAACAAGCTCTTGCGAGACAGCTGAATCTAAGGCCTAGGCAAGTTGAAGTGTGGTTCCAAAACAGGAGAGCTAG GACAAAACTAAAGCAAACAGAAGTGGATTGTGAGATTTTGAAGAAATGTTGTGATACTTTAACGGATGAGAATAGAAGGCTTCAAAAAGAGCTTCAGGATCTGAAGGCTTTAAAGATGTCCCAACCTTTCTACATGCATATGCCGGCGGCGACTTTAACGATGTGCCCTTCTTGTGAGAGACTCGGCGgtgatggtgctggtactggaGGAGGCGGAGGTACGGTTGAGGTTGATGAAGGAACGGCGAAGGGAGCTTTCTCCATCGTCACAAAGCCTCGTTTCTACAACCCTTTCACTAGTCCTTCTGCAGCTTGTTAA